The Agrobacterium cucumeris genome has a segment encoding these proteins:
- a CDS encoding sugar phosphate isomerase/epimerase family protein — protein sequence MRIFEPGLCSVTFRSLSPQAVIDLAVANGIKAIEWGADIHVPSGDLENARDVVERTAKAGLTVSSYGSYIFAPDFTRQDLTAVLETAKALGTGHIRIWPGQRKRPSTDYSPAERRRATEALAEIARHAQDYGMTIGLEYHPNSLTDTLPSALQLAQDLAMPNLFFYWQPAPGLPLEKALAEISEIGSRICHLHVFAWLADTSRLPLADRADYWRSCVEALPQSDWTKPAYAMLEFVKGDDVGQFAEDAVALREILAGHTD from the coding sequence ATGAGAATTTTCGAGCCGGGCCTCTGCTCCGTCACCTTCCGCTCCCTGTCGCCGCAGGCCGTCATCGACCTTGCCGTCGCGAACGGCATCAAGGCAATCGAGTGGGGCGCGGATATCCATGTGCCGTCAGGCGATCTCGAAAACGCAAGGGATGTGGTCGAGCGGACGGCCAAAGCGGGCCTGACCGTCTCTTCCTACGGTTCCTACATCTTCGCGCCGGATTTTACGCGGCAAGATTTGACCGCCGTTCTCGAAACTGCCAAAGCGCTCGGCACCGGCCATATCCGTATCTGGCCGGGCCAACGCAAAAGGCCCTCCACCGACTACTCTCCCGCCGAGCGCCGCAGGGCCACCGAGGCACTGGCAGAGATCGCCCGCCATGCGCAAGATTACGGCATGACGATTGGCCTCGAATATCACCCCAATTCACTGACGGACACCCTGCCTTCGGCCCTGCAACTGGCGCAGGATTTGGCCATGCCCAACCTCTTTTTCTACTGGCAGCCGGCACCCGGCCTGCCGCTCGAAAAGGCTCTCGCTGAAATATCGGAAATCGGCTCACGCATCTGCCATCTGCACGTCTTTGCATGGCTTGCCGACACCAGCCGCCTGCCGCTTGCCGACCGCGCGGATTATTGGCGGTCGTGTGTCGAGGCGTTACCCCAAAGCGACTGGACGAAACCGGCTTATGCGATGCTGGAATTCGTCAAAGGTGACGATGTCGGCCAGTTTGCGGAAGATGCGGTGGCGCTACGCGAGATCCTCGCCGGTCATACCGATTAG
- a CDS encoding hydroxyacid dehydrogenase codes for MTSPLPRLSLAMDPERTQHVLTPQALERLSQSVEIIDISRICDFHDPSVRDQLERTDILLTGWGCPDIGARELALMPRLKLISHAAGTVKYFLSQAVFEHGITVCSAAEANAQPVAEFTQAMILLAGKRVFSFRRFYGNDRGRENVDHLQSQAIGNLGLTVGVVGASRIGRRVINLLKPFDLDIILFDPFLSAAEAERLGVRLVTLDALMAMSDVISLHAPSLPQTRHMIGAEALARMKDGATLINTARGALVDEEALLAELKTGRIEAVIDVTDPEVPPPDSAFYSLPNVFLTPHIAGAVGLERARLGDMAIAEIERFCQGAALEQQVRPEHLELIA; via the coding sequence ATGACGAGCCCGCTTCCGCGTCTCAGCCTTGCCATGGACCCGGAGCGGACGCAGCATGTGCTGACACCACAGGCGCTCGAAAGGCTGTCGCAGAGCGTCGAAATCATCGATATCAGCCGGATCTGCGACTTTCACGATCCATCGGTAAGAGACCAGCTGGAACGGACGGATATTCTCCTGACCGGCTGGGGCTGTCCCGATATCGGCGCGCGGGAACTGGCGTTGATGCCAAGGCTCAAGCTGATTTCCCATGCTGCCGGCACGGTGAAATATTTCCTCTCGCAGGCGGTCTTTGAGCACGGCATCACGGTGTGCAGCGCGGCGGAAGCCAATGCGCAGCCGGTCGCCGAATTTACGCAGGCGATGATCCTGCTTGCCGGCAAGCGCGTATTCAGCTTCCGACGGTTTTATGGAAACGATCGCGGGCGGGAAAACGTCGATCACCTGCAATCGCAGGCCATCGGCAATCTCGGCCTGACGGTCGGGGTGGTCGGCGCGTCGCGCATCGGGCGTCGGGTCATCAATCTGCTGAAACCCTTCGATCTCGACATCATCCTTTTCGACCCGTTTTTAAGCGCAGCCGAGGCGGAGCGCCTTGGCGTGCGGCTGGTAACGCTTGATGCGCTGATGGCAATGAGCGACGTCATTTCGCTGCATGCGCCGTCGCTGCCGCAGACCCGGCATATGATCGGCGCAGAAGCGCTTGCCCGGATGAAGGACGGCGCAACCCTGATCAACACGGCGCGCGGTGCGCTCGTCGATGAAGAGGCGCTGCTGGCGGAACTGAAAACCGGGCGTATCGAAGCCGTCATCGATGTGACCGATCCGGAAGTGCCGCCGCCCGATTCCGCCTTCTACAGCCTGCCCAACGTCTTCCTGACACCGCACATCGCCGGCGCCGTAGGCCTCGAACGCGCCAGGCTGGGCGACATGGCAATCGCGGAAATCGAACGCTTTTGCCAGGGCGCGGCACTTGAACAGCAGGTGCGGCCGGAACATCTGGAACTGATCGCATGA